A region of the Sterolibacterium denitrificans genome:
ATTTCGCCAAGTCGCGGAACGTCACTTCGCCTTGTCGAAATCCGGCTTTCCGTTCTTGTTTTCGTAGGTGGCCTTGCAGCCTTCCTTGAAGCCGGAACAACCCCAAAAGTCATAGCCGCCCTTGCCGGGCTTGGTGCGATGAATCAGGGGCTTGCCGCATTTCGCGCACGCGAAAGCCGAGACTTCCTGCGGCTTCCGTTGTCCCGGTTTGCCGCCTTCGTCCGGCAACGTCACAGAACAATCGGGATGCCCTGAACATCCCCAGAAGTGCCCGCTTTTCCCCTTGATGCGCCGCAACGGCTTGCCGCACTCGGGGCAGGGGTGTTTCGGGGTGGCCGAAACTTCCATCGTTGCAAGCTCACGCTGCAACTGCTCATGCACCTTCCTGATGACACCCCGGTAGGCCGCCTGGCCCTGCGCAATGCGGTCAAGGTCTTCTTCCACTTCGCGGGTAAAGCCCAGGTCGATGAAGCCGAACTTCCCGACCAGGGCATCCACCACCAATTCGCCGGTAGGCGTGGGCACGAGGTATTTCTTCTCGACGCGGACATAGGCCCGCGAAACGATGTTGTCCATGATGGCCGCGTAGGTCGCGGGCCTGCCGATGCCTTCGCTCTCCAACTTCTTCACCAAGGTGGCCTCGGTGAAGCGCGGCGGCGGCTTCGTCTTCTTTTCCAGCAGCTTGCCGTGCGCCACATCGAGGCGCTGGCCAGCTTCGAGAAGCGGAACCGGGTTGGCGGGCTCCTTGGCGTCCTCGCCTTCGTCTTCGGTCTGGTCGCCCGCTACCAGCTTGAGCCAGCCGGAATACGTCAGCGTTCGGCCTTTGGCCTCGAACTCGACGTTCTTCCCATCGACCGGCTGCGCGCCTTGCAGGCGCACCGTCCGCACGGCATAGCGCGCGTCCGCAAGCTGGCAGGCAATCGCACGAAGCCGAATCAGTTTGTAGAGCGCCCGCTGTTGTTCGGTTTCGCCCGCTTCTTCCACGTCCCAATGCGTCGGCGTGATGGCCGGGTGTCCCACTTGCGCGCCTTCCGGCGCTTTGAACTTCCGGGGTGATTCGGCCATGTCCAGACCGAGCTTGACCGCCACCGCGTATATGTCGCCCAGGGAGTCATCCGACACGTTCGGGTTGTCCGTGCGGTGATAGGTGATGTGGCCCTGCTCGTAGAGCTTCTGCGCGGCTTCCATCGCGGCCTTGGGGTTCAGCCCAAGGGCCACGCTGGCGGCCTGCTGCATGGTCGAAGTCGTGAAAGGCGGCGGCGGGCTGCGCTTCGCTTCGCCTTCGTTGAACGACTTGACCACCACCGCGCCCACTTGGGCCACGGCCGCAGCAAAAGCCCTGTCCATGAAATACGGGTTGTCATCCGTCACGAAGTCGGGCTTCGTGAGCCATTCGGCCGACCACTCACTTTCGGTTTTCGCGTCCGCGAAAAACAGCATGGCCCCAAAATGGTTCGTGACCTTGAAAGCACGAATCTGCCGTTCGCGCTCGACCACCAGGCGCACGGCCGGGCTTTGCACCCGGCCTGCTG
Encoded here:
- the topA gene encoding type I DNA topoisomerase; amino-acid sequence: MKLMIIESPGKIAKLSAILGDGWKIAASVGHVRDLPHKEMGVEAPDFKPTYELTERGSDVVARLKGLVKNADTVYLATDPDREGESISWHLQQCLKLSNPQRVTFNEITANAVKTALLQPRSIDVQRVAAQEARRVLDRLVGYMVSPELSRQSGERLSAGRVQSPAVRLVVERERQIRAFKVTNHFGAMLFFADAKTESEWSAEWLTKPDFVTDDNPYFMDRAFAAAVAQVGAVVVKSFNEGEAKRSPPPPFTTSTMQQAASVALGLNPKAAMEAAQKLYEQGHITYHRTDNPNVSDDSLGDIYAVAVKLGLDMAESPRKFKAPEGAQVGHPAITPTHWDVEEAGETEQQRALYKLIRLRAIACQLADARYAVRTVRLQGAQPVDGKNVEFEAKGRTLTYSGWLKLVAGDQTEDEGEDAKEPANPVPLLEAGQRLDVAHGKLLEKKTKPPPRFTEATLVKKLESEGIGRPATYAAIMDNIVSRAYVRVEKKYLVPTPTGELVVDALVGKFGFIDLGFTREVEEDLDRIAQGQAAYRGVIRKVHEQLQRELATMEVSATPKHPCPECGKPLRRIKGKSGHFWGCSGHPDCSVTLPDEGGKPGQRKPQEVSAFACAKCGKPLIHRTKPGKGGYDFWGCSGFKEGCKATYENKNGKPDFDKAK